In the genome of Massilibacillus massiliensis, one region contains:
- a CDS encoding lipoate--protein ligase family protein → MKWRVIHSGIADAATNMAVDEAILSAHIAGKVPPTLRFYGWQPAAVSLGYFQRAMSEIDLTKCKEANIDVVRRLTGGRAVLHDAELTYSIVVHEDAPHIPKTITASYCYLSKGLLVGLEKLGITAEMTVPTAAYGQKKKQAVSAACFDAPSYYELTVAGRKLVGSAQVRKNGVILQHGSLLLRFSAEKFVDVLKNMTPEKKVQMIELLNCRATSIEEILKRPITWQEVCRPMPEAFATALDIDLVEDQLTAEETDICNQLAAEKYSQDAWNRQR, encoded by the coding sequence ATGAAGTGGCGCGTCATACATAGCGGCATTGCAGATGCTGCAACCAATATGGCGGTAGACGAAGCGATTTTATCCGCCCACATTGCCGGTAAAGTACCGCCAACCCTTAGGTTTTATGGTTGGCAACCTGCCGCTGTGAGTTTAGGTTACTTTCAACGTGCAATGTCAGAAATTGATTTAACAAAATGCAAAGAGGCAAACATTGATGTAGTGCGCAGATTGACCGGCGGCAGAGCCGTACTGCATGATGCGGAATTGACCTATAGTATTGTGGTTCATGAAGATGCACCGCATATTCCAAAAACAATTACAGCTTCTTATTGCTATTTAAGTAAAGGCTTGCTCGTTGGTCTCGAAAAACTTGGCATTACAGCAGAAATGACCGTGCCAACGGCGGCATATGGGCAGAAAAAAAAGCAGGCTGTATCAGCGGCTTGTTTTGATGCACCCTCCTATTACGAACTTACCGTAGCAGGACGGAAGCTTGTAGGTAGCGCGCAGGTTCGGAAAAACGGCGTTATTTTACAACATGGTTCGTTACTATTGCGATTTTCTGCTGAGAAATTTGTAGATGTATTAAAGAATATGACGCCGGAGAAAAAGGTGCAGATGATAGAGCTATTAAATTGCAGAGCTACTTCCATTGAAGAAATTCTGAAACGACCCATTACTTGGCAAGAGGTATGCAGACCTATGCCGGAAGCTTTTGCAACCGCTTTAGATATAGATTTGGTGGAAGACCAGCTTACAGCAGAAGAAACGGATATTTGCAATCAGCTTGCAGCAGAAAAATACAGTCAGGATGCCTGGAATAGACAGCGTTGA
- the lpdA gene encoding dihydrolipoyl dehydrogenase translates to MRYDVAVVGGGPGGYVAAIRAAQLGGKVLLVEKDQLGGVCLQHGCIPTKTLLNSAQKWQELKICAEFGLKAEQISFNFAAVMERKNQVIHQMQSGIAQLIKSNQIDCITGTAKFQSANRLCVEQAEGEINYEANKMIIATGSQPMRLPIAGMDLPGVIDSNQLLAMTQLPKSMLVMGAGAVGIEFAAILQAFGCEVTVVELLPTILPSADQDIIKRAGLLLRKQGIRMMTKSKVLQIEESEAGMNVSLDTDKGMQQIVVEKVLAATGRQAVTTGFGLEHTDVIYTRKGIGVNEKMETNVSGIYAIGDVTGQYMLAHVASAEGLVAAENAMGIDSKMDYDAVPACVFTTPEIAMVGLTEQAAAERNISVKVSKFNFAGNGKAVSMGEPDGLVKIIVNADDDKVIGLHILGAHASDLIMEGTIAIRNGLKAEDIAKTIHPHPSLSEAVMESAHGIDGMMIHQVVLKGRKLGTR, encoded by the coding sequence ATGCGATATGACGTAGCTGTCGTTGGTGGCGGGCCGGGAGGCTATGTTGCAGCCATACGAGCGGCACAGCTGGGCGGCAAGGTTCTGCTGGTTGAAAAAGATCAATTGGGCGGCGTTTGTTTGCAGCACGGTTGCATCCCAACCAAAACTTTATTAAACAGTGCGCAAAAATGGCAGGAGCTTAAAATTTGTGCGGAATTTGGGCTGAAGGCAGAGCAGATCAGTTTTAATTTTGCAGCAGTCATGGAGCGGAAAAATCAAGTGATTCATCAGATGCAAAGCGGAATTGCTCAGCTGATCAAAAGCAATCAGATTGACTGCATCACGGGTACGGCAAAATTTCAAAGTGCAAATCGGTTATGCGTAGAGCAGGCAGAAGGCGAGATAAACTATGAGGCGAACAAGATGATCATTGCGACGGGATCGCAGCCAATGCGTTTGCCGATTGCGGGAATGGATTTGCCCGGCGTCATCGACAGCAATCAATTGCTCGCAATGACGCAGCTCCCTAAAAGTATGCTCGTGATGGGGGCTGGCGCAGTAGGGATTGAATTTGCGGCAATATTGCAGGCGTTTGGTTGTGAAGTTACCGTGGTCGAATTATTGCCAACGATTTTACCGAGTGCAGATCAGGATATCATCAAACGCGCAGGATTGTTGCTGCGTAAGCAGGGTATCAGGATGATGACAAAAAGCAAAGTGCTGCAGATTGAAGAAAGCGAAGCTGGTATGAATGTCAGTTTAGATACTGACAAGGGCATGCAGCAAATTGTTGTTGAAAAAGTGTTAGCGGCGACTGGACGCCAAGCTGTGACCACGGGTTTTGGTCTTGAACATACAGACGTTATCTATACCCGTAAAGGTATCGGTGTCAATGAAAAGATGGAGACCAATGTTTCCGGTATTTATGCGATTGGTGATGTGACAGGGCAATATATGCTTGCGCATGTTGCATCAGCCGAAGGTCTGGTTGCAGCTGAGAATGCAATGGGAATCGACAGCAAAATGGACTATGATGCTGTGCCGGCCTGTGTCTTTACAACCCCGGAAATTGCGATGGTCGGTCTTACGGAGCAGGCAGCAGCAGAGCGAAATATTTCGGTCAAAGTCAGCAAGTTTAACTTCGCCGGCAATGGCAAGGCCGTTTCCATGGGAGAACCGGATGGTCTGGTCAAAATCATTGTCAATGCTGACGATGATAAGGTCATCGGCCTGCACATCCTCGGCGCCCACGCCAGTGATCTCATCATGGAAGGTACAATCGCCATCCGTAATGGCTTAAAGGCAGAGGATATTGCAAAGACGATTCATCCACATCCGAGTTTATCTGAGGCAGTGATGGAAAGCGCCCATGGAATAGATGGCATGATGATTCATCAAGTGGTGCTTAAGGGGCGGAAGTTAGGAACTAGGTAG
- a CDS encoding NADPH-dependent oxidoreductase codes for MNSTIKSMQNHRSIRKYLDKDIPSEMLEAILVSAQAMPTSINGQQLSIIVVKDKEKKAKIAEMTGNQKWIAEAPVFLVFVADFYKTGIAGEKNGKPQIIHESIEGTMVGTFDCGLAMGGAIVAAESMGLGIVPIGAIRKDPEGMIRLLNLPAHTFPVVGLVVGYPAGSSEKKPRMPLQVFAHHETYQREKMKQAIDDYDVRMTAYYRDREDSGISAAKDTNWSSQVADAYKQVYFPAVYPALIKQGFTNDK; via the coding sequence ATGAACAGTACAATAAAATCAATGCAAAATCATAGATCTATTCGAAAGTATTTGGACAAAGATATACCATCTGAGATGCTTGAAGCAATTTTAGTATCAGCGCAGGCTATGCCTACATCTATTAATGGGCAGCAGTTATCAATTATTGTGGTGAAGGATAAAGAGAAGAAAGCTAAAATAGCAGAAATGACGGGAAACCAAAAATGGATTGCTGAAGCACCTGTGTTTTTGGTTTTCGTTGCTGATTTTTATAAAACAGGTATTGCAGGCGAGAAAAATGGAAAACCGCAAATTATTCATGAAAGCATCGAAGGAACAATGGTCGGGACGTTTGACTGTGGGCTTGCTATGGGCGGTGCGATTGTGGCGGCAGAGTCGATGGGACTTGGCATTGTACCGATTGGTGCAATTCGAAAAGATCCGGAAGGAATGATTCGTCTGTTGAATTTACCGGCGCATACATTTCCGGTAGTTGGACTTGTCGTAGGGTATCCTGCCGGTTCGTCAGAGAAAAAACCACGGATGCCATTGCAGGTCTTTGCGCATCATGAAACTTATCAGAGAGAAAAGATGAAACAGGCAATTGACGACTATGATGTGCGCATGACGGCGTATTATAGAGATCGCGAAGATAGCGGTATAAGTGCAGCGAAAGATACAAATTGGAGCAGCCAAGTTGCAGATGCTTATAAACAAGTGTATTTTCCGGCAGTATATCCCGCATTGATTAAGCAAGGTTTTACAAATGATAAATAA
- a CDS encoding response regulator transcription factor, with product MFHILVVEDGINIRKLMTAYLERAGYSVYQAENGMKALEALELHHIDLIICDIMMPHLNGYELTKSLREANFNIPILIVTAKESFEDKEKGFLVGADDYMVKPIHMDEMLLRVAALLRRAKISTEHIIRLGDVVLNYDALSVTTKDNVFVLPKKEFYLLFKLLSYPKQIFTRQQLLDEIWGMDTEVDERTVDSHIKKLRKKFEDVQAFKIITIRGLGYKVEKNV from the coding sequence ATGTTTCATATACTTGTTGTTGAAGATGGTATTAATATAAGAAAACTTATGACTGCCTATTTAGAACGGGCAGGATATAGTGTGTATCAAGCGGAGAATGGAATGAAGGCATTAGAGGCTCTAGAATTACACCATATTGATTTGATTATATGTGATATTATGATGCCACATTTAAATGGATATGAATTAACGAAAAGTCTGAGAGAAGCAAATTTTAATATTCCGATACTCATTGTAACGGCAAAGGAAAGTTTTGAGGACAAAGAGAAAGGCTTTCTTGTCGGTGCAGATGATTATATGGTAAAACCGATTCATATGGACGAGATGCTCTTACGTGTAGCAGCCTTGTTAAGGAGAGCAAAAATTTCCACTGAACATATTATTAGGCTGGGGGATGTCGTGCTAAACTATGATGCGCTTTCCGTAACGACAAAAGATAATGTCTTTGTATTACCCAAAAAAGAATTTTATTTACTTTTTAAACTATTGAGTTACCCAAAGCAAATTTTCACCCGGCAACAATTATTGGACGAGATATGGGGAATGGATACAGAGGTGGATGAGCGTACAGTTGATAGCCATATAAAAAAACTTCGCAAAAAATTTGAGGATGTCCAAGCGTTTAAGATTATTACAATCAGAGGGTTGGGCTATAAAGTGGAGAAAAATGTATGA
- a CDS encoding sensor histidine kinase, with translation MKTIFKSIRAKLTMIFIGILLFSCLVSLGVIIAVTPTLSEMMSMDSSRGVIVILCLTILLCAGVGSILMVFASKYISEPIKIISNHTKEIAKGNFAVQIAYESQDEIGILAQNFNLMVRELNNMEYLRKDFMSNVSHEFKTPISSIQGFAELIKKNDLPKEIFDEYTDIIIQESKRLIHLSGNMLRLSRLDHQLIQNKKIYFSLDEQIRKTLLLLEECWSDKNIELEICLAKIRYEGDEELLQQIWINLIGNAIKFSKNYGTIYVSLKDSINTVIVEIKDEGIGIPMSIQPRIFEKFYKGDSSRSEAGNGLGLAIVRKIVEICNGSIIFQSTEGKGTCFTVTLPK, from the coding sequence ATGAAAACGATATTTAAATCTATAAGGGCAAAGCTTACGATGATATTTATTGGCATTTTGCTTTTTTCCTGTTTGGTTTCTTTAGGCGTGATTATTGCTGTAACGCCGACTCTATCTGAAATGATGTCAATGGACAGCAGTCGTGGGGTAATTGTGATTTTATGTCTTACGATATTGTTGTGTGCTGGTGTAGGCTCAATTCTTATGGTATTTGCATCAAAATATATTTCTGAGCCGATAAAAATAATCAGCAATCATACGAAAGAGATTGCTAAAGGAAATTTTGCGGTGCAGATTGCGTATGAAAGCCAGGATGAGATAGGGATATTAGCACAAAATTTTAATTTAATGGTCAGAGAATTAAATAATATGGAATATTTGCGAAAAGATTTTATGAGCAATGTATCACATGAATTTAAAACACCGATTTCGTCTATTCAAGGATTTGCAGAATTAATAAAAAAGAATGATCTGCCTAAAGAGATATTCGATGAATATACGGATATCATCATTCAAGAATCGAAAAGACTGATCCATTTATCTGGTAATATGCTAAGGTTATCAAGGTTAGATCATCAACTGATACAAAATAAAAAAATATATTTTTCGTTGGATGAACAGATAAGAAAGACCTTGCTTCTTCTTGAAGAATGTTGGTCTGATAAAAATATTGAATTGGAAATTTGTTTAGCAAAGATACGGTACGAGGGTGACGAAGAACTGCTTCAGCAAATATGGATAAATTTAATAGGAAATGCAATCAAGTTTTCAAAAAATTATGGAACGATCTATGTATCGCTTAAGGATTCAATCAATACGGTTATTGTTGAGATAAAAGACGAAGGGATAGGGATTCCTATGAGTATTCAACCTCGTATTTTTGAAAAATTTTATAAAGGAGATTCTTCACGCTCAGAAGCAGGGAATGGGTTAGGTTTAGCGATTGTAAGAAAGATCGTTGAAATTTGTAATGGATCTATTATCTTTCAAAGTACCGAAGGAAAGGGAACTTGTTTTACAGTCACACTTCCGAAGTAA
- a CDS encoding aldo/keto reductase → MMDETISKVLLNDGLEIPAIGFGTYKLNGRDGVNAIKNAIDIGYRLLDTAFNYENEGAVGEAVRQSSIPREELLICSKLPGRHHAYKEAIQTIQESLYRGGLEYYDLYLIHWPNPRVNLYVEAWQALIEAQKQGLIRSIGVCNFLPEHIDRLIKETGVKPSMNQIELYPYFNQEEQHRWHREQGIVTESWSPLGRGNSILENKKIADIAKAHQKSISQVILRWHIQLGAIPIPKASSQKHQRENLDIFDFKLTEAEMNVISGLTSETGRTHNQDPRTYEEF, encoded by the coding sequence ATGATGGATGAAACAATTTCAAAAGTATTGCTAAACGATGGTCTTGAGATCCCTGCCATTGGCTTTGGAACCTATAAGCTAAATGGTAGGGATGGAGTAAATGCAATTAAAAATGCAATTGATATAGGCTATCGATTGCTTGATACTGCATTTAACTATGAAAATGAGGGAGCGGTAGGAGAAGCTGTTCGCCAAAGTTCAATACCAAGAGAAGAATTGTTAATTTGCTCTAAACTGCCGGGGCGTCATCATGCTTATAAGGAAGCGATACAGACGATTCAGGAGTCACTTTATAGAGGAGGCCTGGAATATTACGATCTATATTTGATTCACTGGCCAAATCCCAGAGTGAATTTGTATGTTGAGGCTTGGCAAGCTTTAATAGAGGCACAGAAACAGGGGTTAATTCGGTCTATCGGCGTTTGTAATTTTCTACCGGAACATATTGATCGGCTAATAAAAGAAACTGGTGTAAAGCCGAGCATGAATCAAATTGAGCTTTATCCTTATTTTAATCAGGAAGAACAGCACCGTTGGCATAGGGAGCAGGGCATTGTAACAGAATCTTGGAGCCCTTTAGGACGGGGAAACAGCATATTGGAAAATAAAAAAATTGCTGACATTGCCAAAGCGCATCAAAAATCTATCTCTCAAGTAATTTTGCGTTGGCATATACAGCTTGGGGCGATTCCGATTCCAAAAGCATCTTCGCAAAAACATCAGCGTGAGAATTTAGATATTTTTGATTTTAAATTGACAGAAGCAGAAATGAACGTCATTTCTGGGCTCACCAGTGAAACAGGTCGTACACATAATCAAGACCCGAGAACATACGAAGAATTTTAA
- a CDS encoding pentapeptide repeat-containing protein, with protein sequence MKLLSPDIPKELEQLVLKDRKICNEDYFEIGSIGDCIIEEQAAERVVFNKIIFENVTFQQIDFNKLELLNVIFKKCDLSNIDFDEAILHRVEMIDCKIMGINLTSATMRSVLFDHCYGDYANFRSADCKQVKFQQCSLANADFSMSTLFNVEFSDSNLEKMQLSGTKLAGIDLSSCEFSQIGVTKEDAKGCIISSEQAIGFARLFGLIVNE encoded by the coding sequence TTGAAGCTTTTATCACCGGATATCCCGAAAGAATTGGAGCAGCTTGTTCTGAAAGATAGGAAGATCTGCAATGAGGATTATTTTGAAATTGGAAGTATTGGTGATTGTATAATTGAAGAACAAGCAGCAGAGCGGGTTGTTTTTAATAAAATAATCTTTGAAAACGTAACGTTTCAACAAATTGATTTTAATAAACTAGAATTGCTCAATGTTATTTTTAAAAAATGTGATTTATCGAATATAGATTTCGATGAAGCAATTTTGCATCGAGTTGAAATGATTGACTGCAAAATTATGGGGATCAATCTAACGTCAGCAACAATGCGGAGCGTACTATTTGATCACTGTTATGGGGACTATGCTAACTTTCGTAGTGCGGATTGTAAACAGGTAAAGTTTCAACAGTGTTCATTAGCAAATGCTGATTTTTCTATGTCAACCTTATTTAATGTTGAATTTTCTGATTCAAACTTAGAGAAGATGCAATTATCAGGGACTAAACTTGCTGGCATTGATTTAAGTAGTTGTGAATTTAGCCAGATTGGTGTTACCAAGGAAGATGCGAAAGGATGCATTATTTCATCTGAGCAAGCAATTGGCTTTGCAAGGCTGTTTGGACTCATTGTTAACGAATAA
- a CDS encoding phosphatase domain-containing putative toxin, whose protein sequence is MVHYRKYWVMGLILFVTILCIGYVVGQRENTLAQGDMVIRKDAENKSHLPKSFRMLENLKASGSAQYSAESLAYMKGFLPREHVILVDLRQESHGFVNGIPVSWYKDRNWANLGKPVEEVQKDEQLRLADTKKRGEIQMSADVKKEKKIETASKKAEVVSVNDVYTEETLAEQMGFGYVRLAITDHRRPSDMDVDAFIEFIRTLPPSTWLHFHCEAGHGRTTTFLTMYDMMLHAKEESLESIVARQYEAGGINLFSLHKKDWRIQYDEEREKFIENFYQYCLQNHDAYATSWSNWVKKMNT, encoded by the coding sequence ATGGTTCACTATAGAAAGTATTGGGTTATGGGTTTAATTTTGTTCGTAACGATTCTTTGTATTGGCTATGTAGTTGGACAGCGAGAAAATACACTAGCGCAGGGCGATATGGTCATTCGAAAAGATGCTGAAAATAAATCTCATCTGCCTAAAAGTTTTCGAATGTTAGAAAATCTAAAAGCTTCTGGAAGTGCACAATATTCGGCAGAAAGTTTAGCTTACATGAAAGGCTTTTTGCCGCGGGAACATGTGATTTTGGTAGATCTTCGGCAAGAATCACATGGTTTTGTAAATGGGATACCGGTTAGTTGGTATAAAGATCGCAATTGGGCGAATCTCGGAAAACCTGTTGAGGAAGTACAAAAGGACGAGCAGCTACGGTTAGCGGATACAAAAAAACGTGGTGAGATCCAGATGTCTGCTGATGTAAAAAAAGAGAAAAAAATAGAGACGGCATCGAAAAAAGCGGAAGTGGTCAGTGTTAACGATGTCTATACAGAAGAAACATTGGCAGAACAGATGGGTTTTGGTTATGTTCGGTTGGCAATTACAGATCACCGACGTCCTTCCGATATGGATGTTGATGCGTTTATAGAGTTCATTCGGACTCTTCCTCCAAGCACTTGGTTGCATTTTCATTGTGAAGCAGGCCATGGTCGGACGACGACCTTTTTGACGATGTATGATATGATGCTGCATGCTAAGGAAGAATCCTTAGAATCGATTGTTGCGCGTCAGTATGAGGCTGGCGGAATCAATTTGTTTTCACTGCATAAAAAAGATTGGCGAATTCAGTATGATGAAGAACGTGAGAAATTTATTGAAAATTTTTATCAGTATTGCCTGCAAAATCATGATGCATATGCGACTTCATGGTCAAACTGGGTGAAAAAGATGAATACATGA
- a CDS encoding MurR/RpiR family transcriptional regulator: MKNNVLKRIKEGAIVLSPKQMHLANYILNNYKEVSFMSSAEVARAAGVSESTVIRLAMSLGYSGYSTFQDSLQEFIQKEISTLDRFAVPEVSDEGTIYQKVFVKEVNIINKVLKDLDKKKFDLLIRLLNQKEKMIVLGLQGTSCLAEYASYSFNKIRPNVFKFCDVDEYADSFFNSVDNNTVALIFCFTRYPKKTISAMEIFKKRGIPMIVITDSVVSPAISFADHLVTIPQKNSFIDCYAAAMCLINAICMGTAYKEQEKTYAYLEQFEQYAKENNIFLHWAPLSKHIFPTIETK; this comes from the coding sequence ATGAAAAATAATGTCTTAAAAAGAATCAAAGAGGGTGCGATTGTTTTATCACCAAAACAAATGCATTTGGCAAATTATATCCTAAATAATTATAAAGAAGTATCTTTTATGAGTTCTGCAGAAGTGGCGAGAGCCGCAGGCGTAAGTGAGTCTACAGTGATCAGATTGGCGATGTCTTTGGGGTATTCTGGATATTCTACTTTCCAAGATTCATTACAGGAATTTATTCAAAAAGAAATTTCTACATTGGACAGATTTGCAGTACCGGAAGTTTCTGATGAAGGTACAATATATCAAAAAGTATTTGTAAAAGAAGTGAACATAATCAATAAGGTCTTGAAAGATTTGGACAAGAAAAAATTTGATCTGTTGATTCGTTTATTGAACCAAAAAGAAAAAATGATTGTCCTTGGTTTACAGGGAACGAGTTGTTTGGCGGAGTATGCGAGTTATAGTTTTAATAAAATTCGGCCAAATGTATTTAAATTTTGTGATGTTGATGAATATGCAGACAGCTTTTTTAACTCAGTTGACAATAATACGGTAGCTTTAATTTTTTGTTTTACGAGATATCCGAAAAAAACGATTTCTGCAATGGAAATTTTTAAAAAAAGAGGTATCCCGATGATTGTGATTACAGATAGTGTTGTTTCACCGGCAATTAGTTTTGCAGATCATTTAGTCACGATACCACAAAAAAATTCCTTTATCGATTGTTATGCTGCTGCTATGTGTTTAATCAATGCAATTTGTATGGGGACGGCATATAAAGAACAAGAAAAAACGTATGCTTATTTAGAGCAATTTGAGCAGTATGCGAAGGAAAATAATATATTTTTACATTGGGCCCCATTGTCTAAACACATTTTTCCAACGATAGAGACGAAGTAA
- a CDS encoding anaerobic C4-dicarboxylate transporter family protein, giving the protein MFWIELAVVIGMLFFAVRYGGIFLGMAGGASLAILVFVFQLKPALPPIDVMLIIIAVVVMTASLQAAGGMDYLISLAEKLLRKNPKNISFIAPMVSYLFTLMAGTGNVVFSIIPVIAEVSRQAGVRPERPLSISVIASQQAITACPISAATVAMVGLLSPYDITLVDILMICIPSTLLGVLGGALYASRMGKDLDQDEEYLARVKKGEATPIEEKAGEVEVKQFDTGAKLSVGIFLISAILVVLFGMFPALRPAFEEGGKMVPFSMTNTIEIVMMVMAALMVVVCRIKTDRIIEMSVFKSGMMGVFCIFGLAWAGDTLVANNLDFIKSGVQGVVQTAPWVFAVALFAVSVLILSQAATVRALMPLGLALGIPAPLLIGMFPAVNGYFFIPSYATLIAGIAFDRTKTTSIGKYIFNHSYMIPGLITTVLSISIGLLIAKSIF; this is encoded by the coding sequence ATGTTTTGGATTGAGTTGGCTGTTGTTATCGGAATGCTGTTTTTTGCTGTACGGTATGGTGGAATATTTTTAGGAATGGCTGGAGGCGCAAGCTTGGCTATTCTAGTATTTGTTTTTCAATTGAAACCCGCTCTCCCTCCGATTGATGTAATGCTAATTATCATTGCCGTTGTTGTAATGACGGCTTCCCTGCAGGCAGCAGGTGGGATGGATTATTTGATTTCACTTGCGGAAAAATTGTTAAGAAAAAATCCTAAAAACATAAGTTTTATTGCACCGATGGTTAGTTATCTATTTACGCTGATGGCTGGAACAGGAAATGTGGTGTTTAGCATTATTCCCGTTATTGCAGAAGTTTCAAGGCAAGCTGGTGTTCGTCCAGAAAGGCCTTTATCAATATCCGTAATTGCATCGCAGCAGGCGATTACAGCGTGTCCAATTTCTGCAGCTACAGTTGCTATGGTAGGTCTTCTATCTCCTTATGATATTACGCTTGTAGACATCCTCATGATCTGTATTCCATCTACTTTATTAGGGGTTTTAGGTGGTGCGCTCTATGCGAGTCGTATGGGAAAAGATTTAGATCAGGATGAAGAATATTTGGCACGGGTGAAAAAAGGTGAAGCAACTCCTATTGAAGAAAAAGCAGGCGAAGTTGAGGTGAAACAATTTGATACCGGAGCGAAATTATCTGTTGGCATTTTTTTAATTTCGGCGATATTGGTCGTTCTTTTTGGCATGTTTCCAGCATTACGTCCCGCTTTTGAAGAAGGCGGGAAAATGGTGCCATTCTCAATGACGAATACGATTGAAATCGTCATGATGGTGATGGCAGCACTTATGGTTGTAGTTTGTCGGATCAAAACAGATAGAATTATTGAAATGTCTGTATTTAAGTCAGGAATGATGGGCGTATTTTGTATCTTTGGTTTAGCATGGGCTGGAGATACACTGGTAGCAAATAACCTTGATTTTATAAAAAGTGGTGTGCAGGGAGTTGTACAAACAGCGCCGTGGGTTTTCGCAGTTGCACTGTTTGCAGTTTCAGTTTTAATTTTGAGCCAGGCTGCAACAGTAAGAGCTTTGATGCCACTTGGTCTTGCTTTAGGAATACCAGCACCACTTCTCATAGGGATGTTTCCGGCAGTGAATGGATATTTCTTCATCCCTAGTTATGCAACATTGATTGCTGGAATAGCCTTTGACAGAACAAAAACGACAAGTATTGGAAAGTACATTTTTAATCATAGTTACATGATACCTGGTTTAATTACCACGGTGCTTAGCATTAGTATTGGTTTATTAATAGCAAAATCAATTTTTTAG